TTTGATGTCACCGTGACATATTAACAAAACCAAGGAGGAAGGGCggtttacaaaacaaactaatCATATATTccaacatatgcaaattagttgtcatatatattatatatatatacatatatatatatatatatatatatatatatatatatatatatatatatatatatatatatatatatatataagcttcTTTCCTCAATACAAATGCTTCGTAGACAAATTTTGCCAGgttatatataattttgatatttctacCTGAAGACAGATTTACCAAAGACTGTTGATTTGGATATCGAAATGGCCATTGTGGTAGAAATTTCCCCTATGATAATGTAGTCACCCTAACATTGTATGACTAAATTCTGAGGCAAAACCAAGGAGGGAGGGCGGTTTACAAAACAAACGAATTATATATtccataatatgcaaataaggtgtcAGTTGTAAATATGAATGAACAAGAACAAAATTTGACCCAtcaatacttctttattttttttcataatttatttttaaaatgtggttacactatacagtatatagcgactcagtgacaagggccccttaggtcactcgttaACTTaacgaagaaaaaatattggggaatgatatcTAATTACATGGCAAACGTTTAAACTCACGACAAAGGTAACCttgttttgatattatgatcATACAGAACAATTTTTgggaatgaatacatgtattttatttactttgccGAAACCCTTTTTtcagtttatatcattttggTTGCCAtatatagtaatgatatatttaaTCTTTATAACACCATTGGATATATGGTACCGTGAGAAAATTATGGTCTAAAGTATATGTGACGATAATAGGTTTGTGAGGAGAGCATAGTTTAGATTAGTCAAATGGTGAAACATGAATGGCGAATGGGAAAACCAGCCATGTTTAATGAATACACTATGAAAGACAGACTTTTTAAAAGATAAACTCAACTAGAGTCAAGAGTATGAAGTTTaatgaattgaaattgaatttaaagagtcaatgtcattactgtGATTCATGATATCAATAACTCAATTCACATCACCTTTATTCCTTGCccttattgtatttatttgacCACcctaaaattgataaaaactgGATAATTCCATTGTCATTGAATGATGACCTGATTCTTAACTACCATGGAAATCACAAATTGTTTGACTGTTAATTAATGTCCATATATAGATAATTATGACATGAAAAGTCACAGTcgtctgttattgttagtgtgCAAGATACGCAGTGAcgtggcgccctcacacatcgctCAACCTCTCTCACTCAGAGTgaaggccggtgagggcgaaatgAATGTCCAAGTCATCTGTGTGCTGAATCATGCATACATGGTTGATCTTTACACAAGAAGCACACAATGTACTGAAGCCTCTATTAGTGttcatgatttaattattcGTAGAAATCTCTCAATTGAGGTACAAATATTACAGGTGTCTTCAAAATGACAATAGCAGTGAAGGAAATTAAAATCAGCTTGCTTAGAGCACACACGACTTCAATATTAATGAGTTGTAATGAATGGTAAATATGATTTAGCAAAACGTTAAGTGTGCTTGGATCAAAAGAATGGTCCAGAAGATGAATGGAGGAAATGTGTACTCGAAAAGAATtatttatctttcaattttcaGGCAGACCACTTCATACCACCAGTAAGGCTTTCCGGCTTCATCCTTTGGTGCCAGAGAACAGAATAGTTGGTAGGCATCTTCCATAAATTCGGCATGCAGTTCAAATGGTATATAATCGAGATGTCCGAGAAGAGGTTTTAAAAAACCTGTGAAAAATACAGATCCAGTaaaaatatgtctgtctgtctgtctgtctctgtaggtatgtatgtatgtatgtatgtatgtatgtatgtatgtatgtatgtatgtatgtatgtatgtatgtatgtacgtacgcacgtatgtatgtatatgtatgtatgtatgtgtgtgtgtgtatgtatgtatgtatgcatgtgtgtgtgtatgtatgtatgtatgtatgtatgtatgtatgtatgtatgtatgtatgtatgtatggatggatggatggatggatggatggatggatggatggatgtattgATGCATacatgagtgtatgtatgtgcgaatacacacatgcatgtatatatttacaaattgttATCTATGCATTGTGCCTACTATCATGATAAAGTTTTTAAGCGAAATACATCTGTATTAATTTATTGTCCCATGTTTCTCGCTTtagaaacaatctattttgagTACTTGCAGGTCTAGTCATATTTAGTAGGTTATAATAAGTTCAGCTTTGACATGTTTAATAATATTCCTAATTTCATCTTTAAGCAAACATCGAAGTTCATTTTCCCACCTTTATGTTCAGCAACGGACTCAAACTTAAATTTCGGCCATTCCCTCCAACTTGCAAGAACTTTAAATCCAATTTCGTTGACCATTTCATTGAAATCTTGTAGCGAACCAGGATAGGGGAATAAGCCGGGTTTGAAGTTCTGTATTGAAAAAAATAGGATAACTCAGAGTTGAAGCACCTTTTGGAGAATTTGTTATTTCTAACAGTAATGTCTGATTGTGAAACCATATCTTACCACAACTATCTATTCATGTGATCACAAAAAGTGCTTCAGTCATTCActcattttatgaaatatcgATATCATACTTTATATTTCTGTTGCCAATATGAGTATATGTGTCATCCCTTAAGTTTTTAATCCTGCAGTGACATATTTATAGTTATTGTAATAAGATATTAATACACCAAGATTCACAgtacacaaataaaaatatgaatatatgaaaatatgtcttgttcatatttgatatatattgcCGCTTTTTACAATTCGAATAAAGGGAGTGCCACTAACAATGACAATACGGCATCTTTCATACCTCAAGATAGTCCTTCCAACGCGGAAGGTCACAACATCCATAGTACACGGAGGTGAACGTATCCTGCGGGTCCTTCATCATGAATAAAGCGTTGAATAAACCAGACGGTCGTAAACACCAGTAAGCATTTCTGAACACTTGTTTTATGTCTTCGATCCAGTGAAGCGCTATCACCGATATGACCTTTGTGAAAGAGTTTTTGAACTCTGTGCAGGATTCCTGTAGTCTGGTAGCATCGGCTACGATGTATCGAGTTTTGTTTACCACAGAATTGTTGCGATTTGCTATGTCGATGGCAGTCTCAGAAATATCAATACCTTTAAATTGGACACATAAAGAAATAAACGGAATGGTGACATTTACTTTACTCAAGTCACTTATGGTGAAAAAAACGGAAACGTTCATATAGTCCAACCACATTGTACAATACTTGCCTTACCAGGTCAGCGTATGAGCAGAAAGAGCAAACATGCATGGAAATTCAAATgcagtttggatttttaaaatgttaaactaACTTTACTATGCATTTAGTCTCTTAAAAGAGATGTAAGCAACCCAGACCAAGTCCGTCTTTGTAGTTCAACATTTTCAGGAAAACGTTTTTATTGTAATTAGGTAGTTATTGTACACAAAACACAATAGACACATGAGCAGGCTAACCATGATGCAGGGTGATTTATTCTTATAAAATACTTATAAAACATATACACGATGTGACGTTTAACGTGAAGTTAATAATGTGATTGCCATAGTTGTAAATTAACCAGGGCAGGGAAGAAAGCCTCAAAGGCTCGTATAATCCCTTGTAGTGTTCATGTACTGGTCCAGTCTAATTTTAAAGTCCACAACAGTATTGGCTTGGATGCTGTTCAAATGTGATATGACGCGCTGTGTGAAGAagtttttttcccttttttgtgCATGGGTGTCCTCTTGCTCTCTTCATTTGGTAATGTTTGAATGATAGCCCGTggtcaattttgtcaaatcCCTTAATGAAACGAAACACGCGAAGTCTCCACTCCTCCTTTCCTTCAATGTATTGATGTTATCTGCATAATTTAAATATCTAAGTTCTGGTATTATTTTTGTCGCTCTCATTTGAATCTTCTTGAGGAGGTCAATGTCCTTTTTATAGTGTGGGTTCCAAAACTGAACAGCATATTTGATGTGTGGTCTGACTAAAGAGTTGAACAGCTTcatgataaagaattttgatttgacTGTGCGAAATATTCCGTTTGATGAAAATTGTCACAATCCGCCAGAGAATTAACAATTGAATACAGCTTGTATCATCTGCAAACTTCAGTGTGAAAGACAACACTACATCATCAATGTCATTAAtgtatatcaaaaataaaataggtCCTAGTACAGATCCTTGGGGTACACCACTGGTGACAGCTGACCACTTGGATGCAGTTCCATTCAATACTGTACTTCGGTTAACCAGTTCTGAATCCATACACTGATCTTCCTTGTTACGCCGTTTGCTTGTAGCTTTGGCATTAGTCTTGCATGAGGAACCTTATCAAAGGCCTTACTAAAGTCAAGGTATGCTATGTCTATTTGGGTTTCCTTCATTAACTGATTTCGTTACAAACTCAAAGAACACAAGGAAATTTGACACACATGATTTGCTTTTGGTTAACTCATACTGACTCCTTCTGATGAGCGAGTATTTCTCTAAGTGTTCCTCATGGCATTTCTTATCAAGATTTCCAATATATACTTTAAATAGAGTGGATGTGCGATGTGCTGGCCTGTATTTACCGGCATAGTAGTGTTTTGGCCCTTCTTGTAAATTGGAGTAACATTTGCTTGTCCCCATATTCTTGGAATACATCCGTCTTTTAATGACAAGTTGAAAATCAAAGTGATAGGTGTTTCAAGTTCTGTAACAAGTTCTGTCAGTACTCTTGGGTGTATGTTGTCAGGACCTGGGGTTTTATTTGGATTGAGTTCAGTAAGTTGGTTGTGTACGTCTACTGTTTATGTCAAGGTGCGATAGCCACTCATTCTGATCATTGGGAAGAAGTTCTGCTTGTGTAAAACCGTCTCTATCTTCCTAGGTAAAGACTGAACTAAAAAATGCGTTTAGTGTCTCTGTAGCTCCAAGTCCGAGTTTATAACTTTTCCTGTTTGGTCCTTCAATGAGGCAACTGAGTCCTTTGTATTCTGCTTTCTTCATACATATGCGTAGAAACTCTTTGAATCCTTTGTTATGTTTTCACTTATTACTTATTTTCAAACTGGCGTTTAGCACGACGAATTTCTCCATTCACTATTACTTGGGATTGTCTGTATGGTGGAAGTCATTAGAGTCTTTAGTACAGGCTTATTTCTTCCATGCATGATATTTTGTCTTGATGTGCTTTAACACTTTATTTATTCAGCCACAGTGGTTGCCTTCTTCAGCAAATACTTTCTTGATATGTTGTAGTGGTGTGAAGTTGTTAACTGTTTCATGTAGTATAGAGTGAAAGCTTCTCCAACATTGTTCTGTGTTACAATCTTTGAATGTTGTATCCAAGTATATTTTTGTTGCAGAGTATTCTTCATTGATGTATAATCTGCTCTATTGTAGTTTGGTGTTTGCGAAATGTTCTCTGGAAtggatattttaacaattactTTCCACAGTATGATTGCATGATCACTATTTCTTAAATGATCTCTCACCCACACTTCTTCATCCATGTTGGATTCACAGGTCAATACTAAGTCGAGGATGGAGTCATCCCTATTTGGCAAGGACAAATGCTGAGTGAGAAAGCAATCCTTATTAGTATCCAGAAATGTCTGGCATtcaattgattgtgctgtcatCAGTCGACCCCAATTTATGGACGGGGAGTTAAATTTCTCATACATAGTATACTTTCACTGTTTTCTTTGGACGTAGATTATTATGTTcatcacaatttttttctgCCAGAGCTTGG
This Glandiceps talaboti chromosome 13, keGlaTala1.1, whole genome shotgun sequence DNA region includes the following protein-coding sequences:
- the LOC144444305 gene encoding juvenile hormone acid O-methyltransferase-like, which translates into the protein MNEVHREDYLKHRPQVCRMGLDLLSLWKDDWIDGDNVLDIGCGTGELVKHIASRDNIRCVVGIDISETAIDIANRNNSVVNKTRYIVADATRLQESCTEFKNSFTKVISVIALHWIEDIKQVFRNAYWCLRPSGLFNALFMMKDPQDTFTSVYYGCCDLPRWKDYLENFKPGLFPYPGSLQDFNEMVNEIGFKVLASWREWPKFKFESVAEHKGFLKPLLGHLDYIPFELHAEFMEDAYQLFCSLAPKDEAGKPYWWYEVVCLKIER